From the genome of candidate division KSB1 bacterium, one region includes:
- a CDS encoding efflux RND transporter periplasmic adaptor subunit, whose product MRKLFSPLLIVTALGALGLAAFSLKERLARSTSQQAVKSETPTAEPPATEAPLPVAAAPARRAEIVLRITATGLTRARREVVSTPQVGGEITELPIREGQMVGQGELLLKIDDREYQLAVAEARAALLDAQVEHALMKGTDTTSAPSPRVHNPVQTVDVEEAARRWEEAQRKARAGQLSTQDYDKARLEYETALVLSGQKREELIASKSGLTRAWNALKRAELNLAHTEIRAPFSGLVADVKVEKGQQVSPGQECMRLVDLSQLEVDLAVLESEVGLVREGRKAEVSFVAFPGETFSGEVVSINPRVDPETKTCRVRVRLANPQRKLKAGMYAFAKIEAQSFPDRFVVPKAAVLVRDNRKLVFIVRDGLAKWCYVDTGLEDEQWVEILGSAFDLKEGELVITSGHYTLAHDTPVQVTQ is encoded by the coding sequence GCGAAACTCCCACAGCTGAACCCCCCGCAACCGAGGCTCCTTTGCCGGTGGCCGCTGCCCCTGCGCGGCGTGCAGAGATTGTGTTGCGCATCACTGCCACAGGCCTCACTCGGGCCCGTCGCGAGGTGGTGAGCACCCCGCAAGTCGGCGGGGAAATTACCGAGCTTCCCATTCGCGAAGGGCAGATGGTCGGTCAGGGTGAGCTGCTGCTAAAGATCGACGATCGCGAATACCAACTGGCCGTTGCCGAGGCTCGCGCCGCCCTCCTCGATGCCCAGGTTGAACATGCCCTCATGAAGGGCACGGATACCACCAGCGCCCCATCTCCCCGGGTGCACAATCCGGTGCAGACAGTGGATGTGGAGGAGGCGGCGCGTCGCTGGGAGGAGGCACAGCGCAAGGCGCGCGCCGGGCAACTGAGCACCCAGGACTATGACAAGGCGCGCCTGGAGTACGAGACGGCGCTGGTCCTCTCCGGCCAAAAGAGAGAAGAGCTCATCGCCAGCAAGAGCGGGCTCACCAGAGCATGGAACGCCCTCAAGCGCGCCGAGCTCAATTTGGCGCACACTGAGATTCGCGCCCCTTTCTCAGGACTGGTGGCCGATGTCAAGGTGGAAAAGGGCCAGCAGGTCTCCCCGGGACAGGAATGCATGCGCCTTGTGGACCTTTCGCAGTTGGAGGTGGACCTGGCGGTCTTGGAAAGCGAGGTAGGGTTGGTGCGGGAAGGGCGCAAGGCAGAAGTGAGCTTTGTCGCCTTCCCTGGGGAGACCTTCTCAGGCGAGGTGGTGAGCATCAACCCACGGGTCGATCCGGAGACCAAGACTTGTCGCGTGCGCGTGCGCCTGGCCAATCCGCAGAGGAAACTCAAGGCAGGGATGTACGCCTTCGCCAAGATTGAGGCACAGAGCTTCCCGGACCGCTTCGTAGTGCCCAAGGCGGCAGTGTTGGTACGCGACAATCGTAAGCTGGTGTTCATTGTGCGCGACGGGTTGGCCAAATGGTGCTACGTGGACACCGGCTTGGAGGACGAGCAGTGGGTGGAAATCCTCGGCTCGGCCTTTGACTTGAAGGAGGGGGAGCTGGTCATCACCTCGGGTCACTACACCTTGGCGCACGATACCCCAGTCCAGGTCACCCAATAG